Genomic DNA from Manis pentadactyla isolate mManPen7 chromosome 14, mManPen7.hap1, whole genome shotgun sequence:
tagggggaaaaaaaagcaccTCAAACACAAATATTTCTTGGGGGCAAAACataaatctcattttttaaacCTTGCATAGTCCCTGTTTAAAGAGGATTTTCACACAGTTCTTTCCTCTCCAATTACAGTATGACAAATATGCATGTACACAGTCTGGGCCCATAGTCCAAGTAATTActgactatttttttaaaaaaggctttgATAAAGGAAGAAGTACTCACGTGACAAGTAAGACAGAACCCACACTGAGGTGGGAGACCTCTGGGGAGCACGCCAGGCTGCTATCCATCTCAAAGAGGTAGAAACAATCTTGGACTTTGTTTCGCTCCTCGGACACAGGGTTAAAATTGTCCTGATGATGAAAGGAGAGAACACAACATTTACGTTGTGAAGTGTTTTCTTTTGActcctatttaaaaaaagaaaacccccacaaaacccaaaaaacatTTGCTTCTTCCTGGTTCAATACCCTATTTTCCACGGGTGATGGAAGATGGGTATTTATGACATGGAAAAATTAAACTTCCAGTTTGCTCTTTTCTGTGCAGTGTATCCTGCCCCTCTGGAAATTCTCTCCCACGTAAGGAcagtcccctcctctcccctctagGCTCACATGCTCGAGGGTGCCTCACCGCTAGGGTGTGTAGATTGCAGGAGATCATCACCACTGCACGACGCTGCTCCATGCTACAGTGACTGTCATATTCATCACCCCCTTTATAGATAAGCATGATCCAATTACCTGAGGAGAGACAAGGAAAATGAAGCCTTGGGGTTGGGGAAAAGCAGAGATAGACCTGAATACTACGGCAGCATGAAACTGAGTCCAATGAAAttggttttaataaaaataattctcatcACCAGAAATACCAAGTATAATGTGCTTCTTTACTAGTTTTGTGTTCCCTTGTTAAGACAGCTAAATATCAGATACTCATGTAAGAATAATCTCCATTTTCCACATTAAATGCAGGCAACTGATAGTGCAAAAACAATTACAATCCATACCTTAACAACGATTCACATTTCTGAACAGCTGCTAACATCAAAAGAAGAGGTTCCATAGTTACTGGGTGGCAGGGGAAAGCCTAAGATTTAAAATTAGCCAGATTCAAAGTGTATGATTTTTAAGATTAGgagacatttctttttctttagtatTTACTGTGTTCAAATTTCTTTTACAAGATTATCATTTGATTCAACAGTCATGTGAAGTAAGTAAGGATTCTGCTTCCAATTTGGAATGAAAAGTCAAAAAGGAGGAATCATTTTTCAAAATCACAGGACAAGTAAGTATGAGCTGGGTCAAAGCCTAGACCATAGCTCCAAACTCTTGATGTTGTTTTTTATTATATTGTTTATGGAAGCAAATATCTACACTGGACAGTTTACTTATTTATCTGCTTAAGGGAGGAAATCAGACCACATGTGCTCACAGAGTCCCTTACAGCAATACGATTTTATAACCTTTGAGAAATACCAGCATAGTATAAAAGTTGGTGCAGAATTTTTGTAGAATGGCTGATTTGCAAAAAAAATGCTTTAACTCTTAATATCTAACTGGCAAAGCCTCACTAATTTGATCAGAAATGGTCAGAGTTGGTATTTTCAAGCTTAACATGGAAACATTAGGTATAAAAGGACTCCAAGCTATAGAAGTCCAGCTAGATTCTTCTTTTTGCAAAGCCGTTCACTATCCTGAACACAAACGCCAATGTCCTGAGAACTAGGAATCCTGTGGCTCAGATTTAAGATTAGCCAGATTCAAAGTGTATGATTTTCAGATGTGCTGAACCCCACATACCACATGATATTCTGAAGAGACTGCAAAAGGCTGAGACTTTCAGGATTGTCAGAGCAATTGACTTGGGATCAATTAATCAACCAACAGGGAGAGTCTTACTTCCATTGAAGATGTGAGTCTCATTGAGTCTCCCTACCACTGTCTCCTTCCCGTTACTTTTGTTGATCTGCACCAGGCCTGCCCCAGAGGTGTGGTTGCCAGCTTCCCGGCATACCCTAAACAGGTAGATATACGTGTCTGGGCCCTGGCCCACAGTGCTCTCAAAGCTGTaaggagaagaggagaaagaaggaagaggagagttACTGGCTATCAGCCTTCAGACAAGCAGTCTCCCTTCCTTTAAACCTCCACCCCACCAAAAAGGGCACATATTCAATTTATCTGTATCAGAGCTAAATATAACagtgaaaaataattgctgaatcaTGAGAATCCAAGACCCTGACAGACCATTCTAACTGTTGATGATGACTGATTAAAATACACCACCCAAGACAGCTAGATATTTTAGATGTTTCTAGAATAACTGCTGTAGATAATGCTAAAGTGTTAGCTACTCTTTCCCTGTGAATAAGGGTCTATGTTCATGGGAAGTATCCTATGTTCCCTTGGTCGAGATCATCTGCAGATTTATATACTTAAAGATTCTTGACACTTAAAATGACATGTATATGCCTAAATATGTTTATCTGATACTTCTACAGTCTTATTACATGAAGTTATCAAATAATGCTTATAGTTCCTACAAGCTGGTCTCTTGGATCCAGTTTGGAAGGAACTAGTCTTCTGCGTAATAGAATTGTACATGGCTACTAAACACTGGGCCAAGGGCTTCCTCTATATCATAAAAAAACACAAGATACCACGGCCAAGGAAGGTCCATACTGTTGGAAGTTCAGATTAGAACCATCTCTTGGAGGAGGTTATTATACATGTATTCTCTCCATATTCAGTAATAAGAGGAAAAGATTCTTATTTAAAATAGTTCTTTTCTCCAGGCCTTTAAGATTCTTCTGATTTACCTTTTATTAAACAGTGGCTTCAGCCTCTTCAGTAGAGCCAACTCTTTCTCTGACTCTTTGCCCTCTTCTCCTATCAGGTCGCAGGTTTTTTCTTCTGCCTGCCATGCTTCTCTGATGGCCACAGCCAGGAGCAGCGGCAGGAGCAGCCGAGTCCTCCAGCAGCTGCAGAGGGGGAGCATCCTTTCGGGGGCAGGTATGCGTGTTGAGGAATGGCGGGAGGAtcaggagagaagggagagagagatcaaGCATATGGATGGTAATAAGtgcattttttttacctttttttccttctcttttctttccctcaccTATTTTACAGCAAGCAGTTTTCTTCATTAATATGATGATGGGTTTACCTTATGTGTATCTTTTTCAAGCTTTCAGCTCTCACCTAAGTTATTTTTTCCTGTCCTTTGATATTCAGAATTGGATTCTTAAATCtctaggtttctttttctttttcaaactgatttTGAAAGTGTCTTCCTAGCTGACATCCTTACCAGATACCATCACtcacctcctctccttcctgtacCCATTCAGGATAGGGACATAACGTGCATTCAACAAAGAGGGCGGCATTGGTGAAGAGTTAAGTGTCTAGAGATTGTTGATTTCTGAAAGGTGTGCACGAAACAAGACCGCCTCAACTTCCAAGGCAGTTTAACAACTCCTCAGCTCTACTGGGAGAAAGACACATTTTTCATCCTAGAAATTGTCAGAAGGATCAACCAACCAATGGCCTAGGGAATACTTAGATGCTGCCAAGGAGGAGTGTTTTGACAACCCAGAAACTATAAGACTTTTTAGGGTATGCAACAAACAGTACATTTTAGTATCTGTGCCAAGAGTACCTTTATCaggaaactatatatatatatatatatatatatatatacacacacacacaccccttaacTTTCAGTCTCATAGGTGAGTCTTTCTGAACAAACTATAGGGatgagaagaggaaaggaaggaacaaaaaaaaaaagaattatgacATCCTGGGTGGAGACATTCCTGCCTCTTTACTGTTTAGTAAAAGACTGAGAGATCCTATTATTTAAAGTTTAATCCTAGTTCATAAATAATGGCCCTAAGATAACACTCAAATTACAAATTAACACTTGATAAGGTCTAGCTGGAAATTATTAAGGAAGATGTAAAATAGAGAGAGACTTGAACACTTGGAGCCGTAACTTCTCATTTCAATATTCAGAGCATCCAACAGTGTTCATTCATATTCACCATAAACACCTACAGCTTGACATTTATCTACTTTAACGTCTCATCTCTGAAAaaccattcagtccatttaattaTAGGAAGAAAATTCACTAAGTCGAAACAAGTGGTTTGAAGAAGTCTTCCAAAACTCACCTCAGGCTCTATAAGCCCCAAATCTCATGAGTTTCTAGATTTCTAGACAAGTGTAGTTGTCCTACACTCCAATCTGCTGACAACCCTTGGGAATCACCAAGTCACTTTACAATATAGTAAATCCAATCCACCTGGGGCTTGTACTTCTCTCGGAATGGAAACCCAAGGCTCCATTTCCCAAACTTATTTTTTCTCCAGTCCACCTTCATAACCAGGACACACAGATTTACCCTTGCAAAAAGCAAGTCGTTCTTCCAAACTTTTCtcacttaaaataaaatgcttctgtactGCAGGTCTGGACTTTGGCTGGAATATGCTTTAATGTCCTCTAATTCCTTTTCATGCTGGTCCACTGACTCCACTGAATTTTTGTAATGTAAAACTTGAAATAGGCAGAATTTAATGGGTACTAATAAGTTTAAAGATAGGAAAATGGAAGCTCTGAATGAATTTTCTCCTCTCCCCTAAACATCTGACTTTCTGCTTCCCACATTCCACCAGGGCAACAAATACTTGGGGAGTTGTCTCCCTGACTTCGTGTACTCCAAACACCAATTCACTACAGTAATATTAATGTGTTTTGATGGATTACAGCCAGCTGTAGCATCTGAGGCCCCCATAAACACCTGAAATACCAATAGGCAAAACTTTAAGAGAGTGGTTGCCttctgccaggcactgtttgaGGCACTTAACATACATTACCTAattaatatttacaatagccctaTGTAGCATTACTACCAtggtccttattttacagatgagaaaaccgagaCTCAGCTAGTGAACCAGATAGTCTGGCCCCAGATCTCATGGTCTATACTTAATCACTTCATGTGCATCTTCTTCACATTAGTTTTTTGGGGATCAGAGTAGGCAGCCAaagctttgctttctttttgacAAAGCAAGAAGGGGAAGTGATTCCTTCACATAGTTCACTGACTAGGACGTGGAATAAAGATTTCTTCAGTCCTCAAACTCCTACCTTCCCTAAATTAACTCCTTGCTCAATGCAACTTGACCAGTTGAGTTACTAAAAAAATGAGACTAGTTTTCTTAGTTTGATTTAACAtgccatttttccttttctcccaggACCTGATTTAAAACTTCAACATCATGGGCTATCACAATTTTTTTTCCAGGACCAGTTTTCTGGAGTAATCTCATACAGATGGCTGTGTTCTTTGCTTTCAAAGCTAGTTCCTTATCTGTTAACAGTAGATGATTTCCCAAATTAGAACAACGAATCTCACAAAATTGGAAAAGgacaaagcaataaaaaaaaagctttagttGAGCTGAATtatgtttcatttgtttattggttTAAAAATTGAGGATGAGACTAAACTtacattctttctcttttctgcttaAGGTCTGGCTATGTTTGAGTTGCTTCTTTTAGATTCAGTGGCATATAATCTAAGTGCTTAATCTAGACTCTTAATCTTCACAACCCATAAAAGTAGGCAAAttgctctcattttacagatgataaaactgaggcaTACAGAAGTTAAGTTACTTACCCTAAGTTATACAAGTATTAAAGATGTATGAAGTTAGTGGGGCAAATTTGACCATTCAGGGCATAAAGGCATTTGCTGGAAATTTCCTGATAAATACAGGGGTGCAAAATGTATTAGGAAGAGTATGAAATCCAAGGGCTACACTGTTTTCTAATGCGCTACAATTAGATTCTTAAGGTGCAAGAGTTTGTCCAGATACTTTGGAAACAAAGGGAAGACTCCTAAGATCTTGAAAATCCCTTAGTAATGCTAATTTATTCTTCTTCAGTGGGATGACTCAGCCAGGATTTGGGAAGCAGGTCCATCACTGGGCCTTTGTACCACTCAATCCCCACCCCTTCAAGACTGTCATgagcatttttccatttttaaatggaatttctACTTTCTTCTCCCCGGCTCATTTCTGATGTAGTAGTCCTTATCTCGTGTCTCCAGTAGCCTACACTTTTAGAAGGGCAGCCCTAATGTGCTaaaaggccacatgttgaaaaGCCATAGAAGTAAGTAGTCTCTGTCCCAAGGGTGGAAGCTAGAATTCTTCATACCATAAGTGCATCCCCCTCAAACTTTTCCAAGGTTCTAGAAATTCTTGTTCCGACTGGTCTTCTGACTTTCTGCTCAAGCCCTCCATCCAGATGATGCCACTTGATCTCAATCTGCGACGCAGGCCCAAATTCCTGCTACAGGCATCCAGTATCACCTCAACGGGCCTCCACGCCCAGGGACCTTCCTTTCGCTGCCTTCCAGATACACGTCAATTCCCTCTCCGGTTTGGTAGGTCCTTTCTCCCCCACTCCCTTCGGGACCCTGTGACTCCCTGCCCTCACACTTGTCTCCATTCCGCCGTAGGCTTCCTAGGTGGATTTCTGGCTAATACGCTGGCCAGAGGAGCCTTAGCGGCGCCGGCCCGGATACAGACGCCGAGGTGAGCGCTCtccagccccctcctcctccacGCCCCGCGTACTCACATGTCACGTGCAAACGGAGCAGCCAAAGCTCAGAACCCCCGGGTGAACCCCGGCCCGGGCTGGGAGACAGGGCTGGGGAGCGGCCAGCCGCAGACCCGCGGCCCAGAGCTCGTGTCAGAGGCCGGCGGTCCCCCGGGCGCCTCGCTGGGCCCCACTCCGGGAACCGGAAACAGGAAGCGCCTGGCGGCCGCGGGGCAACTACTCCTCCCACTAGACCCCGTGGCATGTGACCATAGAATCATTTCGCCCCTTTCCCCTTCCCGGTTTCCCGGCTGGTCCCACACGCTTCATTGGCTAGTATTGTGCGGCGCCTAGCTCCGCCCTTGTCCTATCAACTCCAATCACCATCGATATTTTCAAGTTCAGTTACGCCTTCTCGGGTTCCTTCCTGCCAATGGGGACGCAGAGTCACGCGGGGTCACGAGCTCACGGCCAGGCCCACTCACTGGTAGGTCCGATTGCGGGGCGCGTGAGGGCGTGCCGGAAGCGGAAGTCACGCGAGTGCGGCCCTGGCCTCACGGGAGTTGTAGTTCTCACGCCAGATCCGGTCGTCGCGTGGCGTGTCCTGTTGTCGCTGTCCGCCGGAGGCGCTGTTTGGTGGTGTGTGGGCCCCGAGTCTCCGTGTCTGCGAAGTCGGCACCCGGAGGAAAGCGGACAGCGACGGGTCGTGGTGTTCTGGCTTTCTTCACGAagcctttcttcttttatttcctttctacaGTTTGGAACCTCGCGTGGATTGTTATTGTTACTGCGTATTATTATCCTTACCGGCCCCCTTCCGTCTCGCGGCATTTTGCGTGGTAAACAGTCTGCAGCCAGTTTTGTTGACGAGACGTTCCTCTGGCCTGCTCACTTCGTCTTTCCTGCATTTCTGGTGTCCCGGGGAACGAGCAACTCAATTTAGTCTGCGCCTTTGCCGGGATCCTTGGCGGTTTCGCTCAGGTCTGCCTTATTAACCGCCTTTTGAAATCCTAGTCGTTCTTGGACTTGGTTCGATGCTACTACTGCTCCTGTGACTTCTGGATTCACTCTTCAGAATGAATCACTACTTCCTCTAAATGCCCGCTTGTTGCTTGTTTTTCGCCTGATTTCGTTCTGTTTGGACTCACATTGCTTTTCCACGTGCCTCCATCCGTCTTCGTGGACGGGGACTGGATTTTGATGTCATTCTCACCAGAGCTGCTGCAGGGTTTTGAATCCAATAGTAATAGAAGCCAACACTTGTATACATAGTGATCTACGAGGGCCCGGCACTGTTCTTAAGCGCTTTAAATTAGTGTTAATTCACTTCATCTTCACACTAACGTTAATGATGAATCGTCACCCAGTTTTACCAATGAGTAAATTAAAGCCCATAGAGTCTGAGTAACTTGGTGTGATCCAATAGTTATTAAGCTGTAAAGTCAGTACTCAGGATCCATAATTCAGGCATAAGGTAGTTATATAGGCACACAGTCTCCAGAGTCCATGCTCGCAAGTGCTACATTACACCGACTATATAGGATACTGGAATAATAGGTACATTCAGTTCAGTCTACGTGGTAATCATGCCTGCGTTGTGTTTAGAtttgttttcaagaaaaaaataaaactaaaagatgCGTTTCTTTCTAATAAAATTTGTAAACATAAATCacagagaacaaagcaaaaatccaTAAACCCACCAAAATATATTTCGTAATGAATGTTActcctttccttaaaaaaaaaaaaatcaaatgtttcTCCATATCAGTAACTTtacaaataaacttttaaatGGTTATGTAATATTTAACTATGGATTGCTACTTAGGCAATTCGGTTTGGTTGGGTGTTTAAGTTATTTCTGGTAACTTTTATCAATTcacttaaatattttctgaatgattACACTGTTACAAGTTTTGGGGACAcagcagagaaaaaaagacaaaaatcccttTTGTAGTGAGCTTTATAGAATTCATGTTCATTTGTTGGTGAATTCAAGTTTTGACTTCAGAAATCTTACGTCTTGGTCATTGTCTAGAGTTGCATTGTGGAAGGAGGGGAGTGTGCTTGGTGGAAGTGGGGAAAGGTCCGGAAATGTAATTGAGTAGCTTGAATAACTTTGTCTAATGTGGGAGTGGGAGCCAGGGAGAGCTTCCTTTCCATCCACTTGCAAATAACCTGGGTCACTTCCCGGCTTTTCAGGCTTCAGTGCCCTTTCTGAGAGCTGTCTGTGGTAGAACTGAGCTCAAGGCTCTTACCAGGGACAAAGTGAAATTCTATTTTTGCCtttcttccctgcctccctctaaTCTCATCAGTAACAAGGACATCCTCCACACTATGCCTATAACCACCCTCCTACACACAAAGTAAATTGTTCACTTTGTTTAGAAGGCAGTTCTAGGAGTTCTGTCTTAAAATCAAATGTTGAGGACACTTCTTGTTTAACACaagcagaagagaggaaggagctTGAAAGATGTAGGTATTCTGAAATTTTCCTTCAATTCCTTGCTTTGATAATTGTCCCAGACCAGCTCTTTTAAAGACTCTAAGCAGGGAGTTTTGTTGAGAATGCCCTTTTTAACAGATTTCTTCATGAGTTTTATGTGGCAGGTTTTGCGCTGGTTTCACTGTCAAATACATCCTACCTGTGTAAGATGAATTCTAACCGAAATGAGCAGGCAATGAGAGGCAGcaaaaggccaggcagtttatttgagcgcaatcccaggtgaggttcaccagtctgcacagACACAGACCGGAGAAGTCGCACCCAACCAGACAGGCGGGGAGATTTTGTAAGCACAGGGAAGGGGGGGAAGTGGGCTGcaccaggggtatgtggggaatttttattggctcagggtcgggtgatggacagccagaggtctccaccttccagatggagggggtctgcattcGGGGTTTGTCGGCACATCAAGGGGattggaatccaggaagagctgtccgttccttccttatatggcacagagctatttggtgctgtctttgttctgCTTGCACTGTCCTCGCTTTCCTCCCTTCGGTAccttcaaccttacattccaACCTTTTGTTCATAATGGGTGATGACTCGTTCTGACTACTttcggctgacaaggggcatcgtgGGGGGTGGTGTTTAAGGGGGTTTTGATGGCTGGAGGAGGCTCAGTCGGGAGGGGCAGGTACTGTGCAGTTGATTGACTTTTATGTGTGATATTTCTGCTATGTGCTGTTGAAGGATCCTGAAAACACATGGGCCAATAAGGAGTATAAAACAGATCACTGCAAcagggcccaggagaggcccCAACCAGGTCATAATAGGGGATTGAAACCAGCTGTATGGATTACTATCTAATATGCCCTGGAGTTCCTtttttagttcttgtagtttttgaACATTTTGCTCCACGAGTCCTAAGTCACTGATATAGTAACAACATTGTTCCCAGAGGAATAGACAggtccctcccttctctgcagtAAGGAGGTCTAAAGCCCAGCAGTTTTGGAGTTACCTGGGCCAAGGAGGTGACTTGCCTCTGGAGGGATGCCAGAGAGGCCGCAGATGCCTGGATGGCTGCCTCAAGTTGCCGTTCCAGTTTTTCTAGGGTGTAATACTGTAACCCAGGGCACTGGCGCTCACTCCCACAGCCAGAATGGAGGAAGTGAGGGAGATCCCTGCCACTAAAGGCAGGAGGACTGCTCTCTTGTGACGGGAATACAAGGCCCAGGAGTTGGCGAAATCAGCTCCCCTGTACAGAATCAGCCTAGGGACCAGGGTGACGAGCAGGCAAGAAGCGTTTGCAAAGTTGGTTTTGTATAAGGTTCCATTGCACCACAAGAAGGTGCCTGGTGGGAAGCACAGAAGGGAAGGCTGCTTATAGTGATGTCTCAAGGTCACATTTGCTTCAGGTGTCTCCAATAATGGTACCTCCCCGATAAGTTTGGGCTTTGAGGGAGGGCCTGGAGGGCAAGATAGGTTCTCTCTTGGCAGTGCCTGAACTGCTACCACAGGGGCTTCTATAAGGGAAGTACAGAGGAAGCACTGAGTCAAGGAAATATTGGGGAGGGTGTGCTGGAATAAATCCAGCCCTTCCTGTAGGAGACTTAACCAAGA
This window encodes:
- the M6PR gene encoding cation-dependent mannose-6-phosphate receptor translates to MMLPLCSCWRTRLLLPLLLAVAIREAWQAEEKTCDLIGEEGKESEKELALLKRLKPLFNKSFESTVGQGPDTYIYLFRVCREAGNHTSGAGLVQINKSNGKETVVGRLNETHIFNGSNWIMLIYKGGDEYDSHCSMEQRRAVVMISCNLHTLADNFNPVSEERNKVQDCFYLFEMDSSLACSPEVSHLSVGSVLLVTFASLVAVYIVGGFLYQRLVVGAKGMEQFPHLAFWQDLGNLVADGCDFVCRSKPRNVPAAYRGVGDDQLGEESEERDDHLLPM